ATCAGGCAACTCAGCGAGTCTCATTTCACTCCAAACGCCTGGCACATTCGTCAGGCAGCGGCCCATGCCAAGTCGAAGACGTACCGCGTGAGTGACTTTTTGCGAGCTTGAGTGCCGGTGGCATTGGCCGGCTTGTCACGAATTACGGTCAAACTGCTCTGGGCGCGGTTGGGCACTTCTGCGATGGTCCGACCCTCGTCTCTCGCCAGCAGTGGCGGTTGTACGTCAGTTCATGTCGGTAACTATGCAGTCAAGTTGTTGCCTGGAGGCACGCTCATGTTTTTTGCAATGTCAACCGCTCGCCGATCCCGGTTCGCACTCTCGCTAGCCAGTTTTGCACTGGCGCTGATTGCAGTGCCCGCTTATGGTCAGGCCCCAACCAGCGGTTGGAAGATGCCGAATCTCAATCCCTTTCAAAGCAAAACTAGTGGCCCGGCGACCGGCCGCGTCAGCGATACCAGCAAGCCGCTCGTCCCACCCGTCCTCAATCCGTTCAAGCTGATTCCGGGCAGCGGTGGCAAGACTTCTTCTAGTTCGTATGCGAAGCCGCAAGGCCCGACGACCTGGCAGAAGGTGACCGGACCTCCGAAGCGGCTGGCTCGGCAGACTGCTGATTTTCTTAACCCGTTCGACGATGCCACTCCCGCTCCGCGCGATGAGCGGGTCACCGGCAGCAACACACTGTTCAACAGCCAGGCCAATCAACGAGCATCAAAGCCGGGCACCAAAGAAGGGACCAGTCGCTCGTGGTTGCCAGGCTGGGGCGGCGGCAGAGCGGCCGAGTCGAAGCCAAAGACAGTGAATGAGTTCCTCGCCCAGCCGCAAATCGAACCTTAAGGATTTCGGCTTCATTTCTTTGTGCGGGAATTCTTAATACCCCGTACGTTACAAGCCTGTGCGACTCGCACTAGAATCGGAGCGGCAACCTCTTCAAGGTGTTCCGCTCCGAAAGTCTGCGCGTCATGCTTGGCCGGCTTGTCACTCTCGAAACCTATATGAATGCCATGCAAGCCCATCTGGCCAAAAACCAGCTGGAGGAAGCAGGCATTCGTTGCGTGCTGGCCGATGAAGTGATGGTCTCCATGTACTGGCATCTCTCGAATGCCATGGGCGGAATCAAATTGCAGGTCGCCGAAGAAGACCTGGAGCGCGCGGCAGGTGTGCTAGATGCCCTCGAACAAAAACGTCGCGATGGTGATGCCGACGATGATCAGTCGGCAGCTTCTGAACGACAGGCACAAGCCGCCGACGACGAACCACTGGCTGAGTCCAAGGTGGGCGACCCAGACGACGAAGAGGAACCGCGCCTGAACGAGCGCGAGCAAAATGTCGAGCGAGCTTACCGCGCGACGCTCGTGGGCTTCATGCTCTTGCCCGTCCAGTTTTATGCGACCTGGCTCTTGCTGAGCGTGTGGCAAGCCGACGATCCCATTCGTCCTGCACTGCGCCGCAAACTACGGTGGGCGATTGCCCTGAACATACCTCTGGTGCTGCTGGCGACGGTCGTCGTGCTGGTGGTTATGCGGTTTCATCTCGATGAGATGGTTGGTTGACCGGTCGTCACGGTGCCTGGCGAATGAGGCCAATGGATGAATACCGATTGGGTAGTACAAATCAGCAAGTTGGGTGGCAACCACGTTTTGAAATATGCGGTCCTGTACCGAGCGATTCCAGCAACCTACCTGCAAGTGATGCAGGCGTGGCAGCAGGACGAAGATTTTCGCAGCACCTTCAATCGGTGGCTGGCGGACGTGCCATACGATTCCTTTCGCTGGGAAACACCGCCGCTCATTAGCAGTAACATCGAGCGCGATTTCGAGTTCGTCGTGGTTGATAGCCCAGGACTGGCTCCGCGAGCGGATCGGCAGGCATTTTCCGAGTACTTCAATCTCGCCCAGGAAAGCGAGGCTGTCGTTACCTTTCCTAACTTGGGCCGAAATGCAGTTCTCATTGTGCCGTGTCCCCTGGGGCCAGATCGTGCCTACGCTCATCTTGGCGCTTTCGTCCGCACTGCTTCACCCGAGCAATGTAGCCAGCTTTGGCAGGATGTCGGCCTAGCATTGGAGACTCGAATCGGTCAGAAGCCAGTCTGGCTAAGCACGGCAGGAGCAGGCGTATCTTGGCTCCACGTGCGACTCGATGATCAGCCCAAGTACTACAGCCACGGTCCTTATCGAGTTCCACCGACATAGGTTCGTGTGGGCTGTCGACAGTGGTAACCTGCTTAATAAACATCCTTGTGATATCGCTTGTCCTTGGCCATCTGAGCGACGTACTGCTTGGCCTCGGCTGCGGTCTTGCCCCCTTGAGTCATCACGATGGCTTGCAGGACTTGATCGACGTCGGCGGCCATTTTTTTGGCATCGCCACAGACGAAGAAATGAGCTCCTTGTTGCAGCCACTGCCACAGGTCGGCCGCGTTGTCGAGCATCTTGTGTTGCACGTACAGCTTCTCGGCCTGGTCGCGCGAAAAAGCCAGATCAAGGCGGGAGAGGACGCCTTGATCCAGCCAAAGCGACAGTTCGTCGCGATAGAGGAAGTCGTAATCGAAATGCTGATTACCAAAGAAGAGCCAGGCTGGTCCCTTGAGGCCAAGCGCCTGGCGCTCTTGCAAAAATGCGCGGAACGGCGCGATGCCGGTTCCCGGCCCGACCATGATGACGGGTGTGGTGGGATCGCTGGGCAAGCGGAACTTCGGTGAGGGCTGCACGAACACGCGCACGTCATCGCCGGGGAGCGAGCGGACGCCGAGAAAGTGAGAAGCCACGCCATGTTTCCAGCGCCCTTGGCTTTCGTACTTCACCACACCAACCGTCAACGTGACCTGCTTGGGGTTTGCCAGTTGCGATGACGAAATGGAATAGAGTCGTGGTTGCAAGCGGGTGAGTGCCGCGAGGAAGTCGTCGAGCGAAGGGCGGGCCGAAGGAAACTTGGCGAGCAGTTCGGCAAGGTCGTAGCCGAGCAATTCGCTGCCACCTTCGGCAACGGCTGCGGCGAGCGTTTCTCGTTCACCTGGAACCTGAGCATGCTTGGCTAGTAGTTCCAACAGATCGGGGCGCGATCGCGCGAGTGTTACTTCATTCGCCAAGACGTCGGCGATTCGCCTGGTTTCGCCCGAAATGTTCTTTACCGGTTCGTCGCCGCTGGCTCCGAGTTGCTGTAGCACCTCTTTCACCAATTCGGGGCAATTTACAGGCAATATGCCGAGGCTATCGCCGGCCTGGTAAGCAATGCCCGAATCGAGCAGGTCGATGACAACGTGCCGGGTATCTTTGGGAGCATCGATTTGAGTCAACCGCTCGTTGCTTATGAGCTTGGCGGCGAAAGGACTCGTGCGCGAGTACTTTTGTGGAGCGGGCGCGGCATGACCGTTCGTTCCCTTGGCATGCCCATTTGTAGCGGGAGCGGGCTTGCTGTTGTTGATCGACAGCAACTGCTTGAGCGCTTTGGCGGTGTCGTTGCCACCGGGCGAGCAGCGGGTGAGATCTTTTTCTTCGCCACGGGCAATCGCTTCGGAATACGTCTGGCATAGATAGCCGCAAGCGCCGCAGTCGAGCTGAGCCATGGCTGCCATGAGCTGACGCTCGATCGGCTTGCCTTCCGCCAAGGTCAACCGCTCGGCGATGGGTAGCGTCGAATCGTGCCACGGAAAGTCTTCTTCGGCGGCGATGGCCGGTGGACTGGTCGCGGGCATCGATCCGCCCGCGATTGGCGATTGCGATTGACCACTCAAGATCGCGGCGAAAAAACCATTCAGCCAGGCACGCTGCTGCGGATTGAACGGAGCTGATTCGGGAATGACTGGGACGTTTGTAATCATGCGTTCGCTCCGACAAGCTGAGGTTCGAGTGAAGTCGCTTGGAGAGTCAAGGTTTGAAGCGATTCAATGCTTTGAGCGCGCGACCACTCACGAAAGGTCTCTTCGTCGCCGGCCCGATTGCCGAGGAACGTGAGGAGAAGTCGTTCGAGCAGCGGGGGAATCTCTGCCGCGGGAATGCTCGTGGCGATTTGCCGACCAATTTCGCGGTTGTTGCCGTAGCCGCCGCCGACAAACACGTGATATCCCTCGACCATCTCCTCGCCGCGACTCACTTTGGTCGCGAGCAAGCCGATGTCGCCGATGTAATGCTGGGCACACGAGTGATGGCAGCCGGTGAGATGAATATTGACGGGCTGATCGAGTTCGAGCCGCTGTTCCAAGTATTCGGCCACTTGCTTGGCATGCAGTTTGGTATTTGAAGCCGCAAAGCGGCAGCCCGCGTTGCCCGTGCAGGCGACGAGTCCCGCGCGAACGTTGGTGACCGAAGTGGTGAGCCCCAATTGCCTAATGGCTTCTTCCACCGCGGGTAGATTGGCAGTGGGAATATCGGAGATCAGTAGATTCTGCCAAACCGTCAAGCGAATGGTCCCGCTGCCATAGCGCTGGGCGATAGCTGCCAGCCCGCGCAGCTGATCGACTTGAATGCGACCGACGGGAAACACGACGCCGACATAGTTCAGCCCCGCTTGTCGCTGCGGATGCGCGCCGAAGTGAGCCAGTGGATTGGGTACGACGCGCGGCTCGCAATCGCTGACAGGCATCTTCACCAGCGGCTGCAACAGTAGTCTTTCCACTTCGGCGAGAAAGCCGGCATGTCCAAATCGTTCGAGGACGTACTTCAGGCGGGCCTTTTTGCGATCGGTACGATCCCCCTCGCGCAGGAAGACTTTGAGGATGGCTGCCGCGACCGGAATGCACTGCTCGGCCTTGAGGAGCACACCGGCATCGCGAGCAAAGTCGCCGTGCCCGGTGATGCCGCCGAGTTCCAAGCGAAAATAAACGCCTGCCGGTTGGCTCCGTCCGTCCGGCACGCGTACGGCAAAAAAGCCGATATCGTTGGTGTCGGCGAGGGCACTGATGGTGCCCCCCCCGTCGAACGCAATGTTGAACTTCCGCGGCAGCCCGTACATTTCGGGATGCTGCAAAATGTAATGGTGCATCTCGCGGCACAGCGGCCGCACGTCGTACAGTTCGAGAGGATCGATGCCAGCCGTTGGCGTGGCCGTGATGTTGCGGATGTTATCGGCCCCCGAACCGCGCGAGACGATCCCCAGGTCGATCAGCCCATTGATGATCTCCAGCGCGTGCTCGGCCTTGATCTCGCGAATCTGCAAGTTCGAGCGCGTGGTCGCATCGACGTAGCCGCCGCCGAACTGTTCGGCCAAATCGGCAACACCGCGCAATTGATGCGAGTTCGTCATGCCGCCGGCAAATCGCAGGCGGCACATGAACGAGTCTTGCGCGGGGGCCACAAAGAAGAGCCCGTGATACTTATAGAGGAAGATATCGGTTCCCTTGGGGAACTTACCGGCCGATGCATTGGCAGCGATCTCGTCCCACATTTGAAACGGATCTTTCGTTCGCTTGGCCTGCTCTTCGGGCGTAAGCTTCTTGCCTGCTGCCAGCGCCTGATCTTGAGCAGCCGAATGCGCACTGCGGGCATCGGCGGGGCAGTTATCGGCGGGCGCACTGCCGCTGGAGATGCCCAGCGTCGCAGCGAACGTGGGGAGGCCATTCGAACTGCGGATCGCTTCGCAGCCGGCATAAAAACCTTGCAAATACTGCTGCTGTTCCGGGCTGAAACCCGCCTGGCTGGAGTCACTCATGGCTGGTTCTCCTGGTTCAAGCGACGGACTTGCACCGCGCAATCTTTGTACGAAGGCTGCCGCGAATGGGGATCAAAGTGCGGCAGCGTGAGGACGTTGGTTTCGCCATAGTGCATAGGCATGAACACCTGCCCGCGACCGACGGTCGGCGTAATCATCGCTTTCACGGTGACTCGTCCCCGGCGACTGCTCACTTCGACCTTTTCCAAGGGCTGAATGCCGCGCTCGCGGGCATCGCGCGGATGAATCTCGAGGTACGCGCCGGCGGGATAGAGTTTTCTGAGGACCGCCGACTTCGCAGTGCGCGTTTGGGTGTGCCACTGCGAGACCGTGCCGCGCCCCGTGAGCAGAATGAGCGGATAATGATCGGTGGCCGGCTCGGGCATCGGCAATGGTGCATCGAACAGGAACTTCGCGCGGCCATCGGCATGAAAGAACTTGCCATCGGCGAATAAGCGGCGCTCGACTGCTGGTGGCTCGCTCCCTGCTGGAAGTGGCCATTGAATGCCCCCCGCTTGTTCGAGCATTGCGTAATCTTCAATGCCAGTGATATCGCAGGGCATACCTTGCGATAGCCGCTTCATTAGTTGAAAGACCTTGGCGGGATGGTCGTACGGTGCCAGCAATGCTTCGCAGCCCCAGTAATGTGAGATCAGGCGAAAAATATGCGAATCGGCCAGCGCCACGCCCGGAGCGCGGGCTACTTTCTTGAGCAAACCAAAACGCCGCTCGGAGTTGATGAAGGTTCCTTCCTTCTCGCCCCAGCCGGCAGCGGGTAATAAGAGATCCGCCTCCTGAGCTGTCTCGGTCGTGTGATACATGTCCTGCACAACGAGAAAATCAAGTTTGGCGAGCGTCTCGCGCGTTTCGTCGCGCTGCATCCAGGAGTGAACGGTGTTGGTGGCGATGATCCACAGCCCGCGGATTTCACCACGACGAACCGCTTCGAGAATCTGGTCGTAGGTGTAACCACTTGAGTGCGGAATGCGGGTCTCGTCGATGCCCAGAATTTGAGCAACCTGCTGACGATGCTCGGGCTTTGTAAAGTCGCGTCCACCGAGCAAGGCCGAAGTATTGCTGAACAGACGCGAGCCCATCGCGTTGCATTGACCGGTGATGGAGTTGGCTCCGGTCCCCGGTCGTCCGAAATTCCCGGTCATCAAGGCGAGATTAATCAAGCTCTGGGCAGTGCGCACGCCCTGATAGCTCTGATTGACTCCCATTGTCCACCAGAACGAAACGCGTTCGCTGGTGGCGATCCATTCAACGAGTTGTTCGACTTCAGCGGCTTTTAGTCCGGTCGCGGCCACGATTCGTGCCAGTGGCCAGGCCGAAACAAACTCGGCAAAGTCCGCGAAGCCATTGGTATGCTCGTCGATGTATTCCTGCTTCACAGCGCCTCGCTCAATCAGCAAGTTCGCGAGTCCATAGAGCAAATCGAGATCCGATTTGGGCTGCAGCGGCAGATGCAAATCGGCCGCTTGCGCGGTCTCGGTATGGCGCGGATCGATGACGACGATCTTGGCCTCGCGCTGATTCCGCAGGACTCTTTCCCACAAAATGGGGTGGCCGACGCAGGGATTGGCACCGACGAAAATCAGCAGGTCCGATTCTTCGAAGTCGGCATACGAGTACGGCGGCGCATCAAAACCAAGCGACTGTTTGTAAGCGACTGCGGCGGTTGCCATGCATTGCCGCGTGTTGCTGTCCCCGTGTCGCCAGCCCATGCCAAACCGCGTGAGCATGCCGAGGAGGACCATCTCTTCTGTCGGAATCTGGCCGGTGCTAAGAAAGGCCACCGAGTCGAGACCATGCTCGCGGATGATGTTCTGAAAGCGGCTGCAGAAAGTTTTTAGCGCGTCGTCCCACGAGACAGGTTTCAATTCGCCTGCTTCATTTCGCCAGAGCGGTTCGCTCGCGCGATCGGGCGAGTGCAACACGCTCAGCGCTTCCCAACCTTTGGGGCAAGCCATGCCAAGGTTTACGGGATAATCAGCGGCGGGGCTGAGGTTGATCGCAACACCATCGCGCAGGTGAACTTGCAGACCGCAGCCCGTCGAGCAGTATCCGCAGACTGTGCGAGTCGTTTGATCGGGGACGAGTTTCTCAGGCACCTGGCCGAGGCCAAACTCACCCGGCGAAAGTACCAGGTCGCGAGTAAGGGGCCCATCCCATTGCCGCAGCAGTTCAGTTGCTTTGCGAATCATGTGGTCACGCCTCCCGGCATCTTGGCAGGGACAACGGCCATGAAGAACAAGGTCCGTTCGAGCAGTTCGCCGGCAATCGTCAGCAAAATCACGGGAGCGACAGCACCGATTTGAATCGCGGCTGCAGAACCGTGTGAAGTGGCTGCAGCAGCGAACATTGTTACCACGGCTAACGAGCCCAGCAGAAAGCGCAGCGATTGCAGACGTTCGAGCGGGCCACGCAGGAGCGTCGCGCTACCTTGTAGAGGTGAATAGGAACCTGAGACTCGGCCATAACGATCGATCGAATGCCAGGCACTGAACGCTTCGAACAGCAGCTTCGCGCCCAGTGCGGCAAACGCGACAAACCACAATTCCCTGCGTACGATGGCGAGCGCCACACTCGTGCCGATCAAGCTTGTGAGCAGAAACTTGCCACCGGTGCGCCACAACCGCCAACTGGGGCGCTGAGTGACAGCGTAGATCATGGCCGAGGAGCAGACTCCTGCGATTCCCGCTGCCAGTGCCAACCAAGCGACAATCGATATGATTTGCGCGAGTAGTTCGCTGGCCGCAACAAACTTCCAGTCCACTGCGATTGCTAACCCGACCGCAGCGCTGAGCACTCCGCTGTAGAGTCCAAACACCAAGATCTCGCGGCTGAGCCAACTGGTTCGCAGTCCCAACCAAGCGCGCCACGCGCCCAAGGGGCGGCCCAAATGAAACACAGCTGCTTGGGCGCCAAGGCCGCCGATCAACAGCGAGGTCAGTAACAAAGGAAGTGAATAGGAGGCACCACTCACCAAGGTCAGCACTCGTTCGGCGAGCAGAATGCCGACAGACACCTGCGTGAGAACGAGCATCACCACGAGCGGCCAGTGAGCGTGGGCAGGTTTGACGAAGGCGGCATCGGCAGCTTGCCAGGTCGCCAGGTTCATCTTGGTCGAGATGAACCGCGTTGTTGGAATCGTTTGACGCGGGTCCGGTGCAGCCGCCAGAAAGTCTTGCTTCGCCGCAGCGGCGGTGGCATCTGCCATTTTCACGGTGGCAATGCGAATGGCCTGATTCGGGCAAGCGGCGACGCACGCAGGCGCTTCATCGACGGCCAGTCGTTGACGACACATATCGCACTTGCGAACGATTCCCTTCGAGTGGCTGTACTTCGGCACGTCATAAGGACACATCAGCACACAGTACTGACAGCCGATGCATTGATCGTCGAGGTGCCGTACGATGCCCGTCACCGGGTCCTTGTCGTACGCTTTCACCGGGCAGCCGGCGAGGCAAGCGGGCTCGACGCAATGATGGCAAGCCGACGTGATGTATTGCAGCGCTGGTCGTTCGTCGGTGCTGACGAGCAGACCGACATCCCGCCACGTTTCGTGTTCATCGAGGCCGTTCAAACTGTGGCAGGCTGTCACGCAGGCCTTGCAACCGGAGCAGGCATCGAGATCGACTTCGAAAGCGTATTGTTCGCCGGGGGCAGGTGCCGTGAGGGGAATGAGACTGCGATAGGCCACGTGCGCAGTGCTGGTCGAGCACGATTGCTGATCGTCGTGCCACTGCGCAAACCGCGCCGCTGCGGGGAGCGATTGCTGCTCGGCCAGCAGTTGCTCGATGAGCGACAGTTGCGGCGCATGAGTTGGCGCCGTGTTGAGCATCGGTAGTGACGATAGAGCAGGCATGCTTAAGCGCGGCGAACTAGCCGGGCGTTCTCCGTGAGGGGAGCTTGAGTTTCTTGATCGGCTGCATCGATCCGCAGGACATTCGCCGGAGTGGCTTCTTCAGCTTTCGTCTCCACTTCGGTGGCCGGCGGATGATGTCCTTGGTTTTCGAGAAAGCCGATCAATCGTTCACGGAGAGGGTAATAGTCGGGATGATTCAGCACTTCGGTTCGATTGCGCGGCCGAGCAAACGGCACCGTGACGATCTCGCCAATGGTGGCAGCAGGGCCGCTGGTCATCATCACAATACGATCAGCCATCAGCAGGGCTTCGTCGACGTCGTGCGTCACCATCAGGCTCGTTTTGCGATCGCGGGCCAGCAAATCGGCCAGCACTTCTTGCAGTTCCATCCGTGTGAGCGAATCGAGCATGCCAAACGGTTCGTCGAGTAGCAGCATCTTGGGCGAAATGGCGAACGCCCGGGCAATGCCCACGCGTTGCTGCATCCCTTGTGATAGTTCCGCCGCTTTCCGTTCGAGCGAATCGCCCAGCCCGACGAGTTGCAAATGATAAGCAGCGATCTCGCGTCGCTGGGCTCGCGAGACATGCGGATAGACGCGGTCAACGCCGATCTGCACGTTCTCCAGGGCCGTTAGCCACGGCAGCAAGCAGGGGGATTGAAAGACCACGCCGCGATCGGGGCCGGGGCCGTCGATTTCGCGATTGGCCACCACGATCGCTCCGGTCGAGCATTCGCTCAGCCCGGCGACCATGCTCAGCACGGTGCTCTTGCCACAGCCCGAGTGACCGATGAGCGCGATGAATTCTCCCTGGTCGATGTTCAGGGAGATATCGCGCACGATCACTGCCGGCCCGTTATGGGACGGGTAGGACTTGCCTACTCGAAACAGCTCTACATATCCAGCCATGTTGCTGACTACTTTCTGGTCTTGCCTGGTGTTCTGGTGACGGCTGTTGGCTGGGGCCGCGCGATCTGCCCTGCAGCCCCAGCCAAACAGCGCGACTCTCGGCGGAGAGTCTTCGGTTGATTCAGGAGGCACGCCCCGTCAGTGCATTCCACGACCAGGCTGGCCAGAGGCGACGGCGCGGAGGTAGTTCGATGGGCTGAGGCACTTCCATGGCCGCGGCCGTTTGTGCGGGAATTGCCGTCGGCTTCGCTTTGACGCTGCGGAGGTAATCGTTGATCTCCGCTCGCAGGATCTGAAACCGCCGGTCGTGATTCAGGGCCTGACGATCGCGTGGGCGAGGAATATCGACTTTGAAGGCTGGTCCCAGTGTGGCCCGCGGTGCCGATGTGAGCGGAATGATGCGGTCTGCAA
Above is a window of Anatilimnocola aggregata DNA encoding:
- a CDS encoding DUF6940 family protein, translated to MNTDWVVQISKLGGNHVLKYAVLYRAIPATYLQVMQAWQQDEDFRSTFNRWLADVPYDSFRWETPPLISSNIERDFEFVVVDSPGLAPRADRQAFSEYFNLAQESEAVVTFPNLGRNAVLIVPCPLGPDRAYAHLGAFVRTASPEQCSQLWQDVGLALETRIGQKPVWLSTAGAGVSWLHVRLDDQPKYYSHGPYRVPPT
- a CDS encoding sulfite reductase subunit alpha translates to MITNVPVIPESAPFNPQQRAWLNGFFAAILSGQSQSPIAGGSMPATSPPAIAAEEDFPWHDSTLPIAERLTLAEGKPIERQLMAAMAQLDCGACGYLCQTYSEAIARGEEKDLTRCSPGGNDTAKALKQLLSINNSKPAPATNGHAKGTNGHAAPAPQKYSRTSPFAAKLISNERLTQIDAPKDTRHVVIDLLDSGIAYQAGDSLGILPVNCPELVKEVLQQLGASGDEPVKNISGETRRIADVLANEVTLARSRPDLLELLAKHAQVPGERETLAAAVAEGGSELLGYDLAELLAKFPSARPSLDDFLAALTRLQPRLYSISSSQLANPKQVTLTVGVVKYESQGRWKHGVASHFLGVRSLPGDDVRVFVQPSPKFRLPSDPTTPVIMVGPGTGIAPFRAFLQERQALGLKGPAWLFFGNQHFDYDFLYRDELSLWLDQGVLSRLDLAFSRDQAEKLYVQHKMLDNAADLWQWLQQGAHFFVCGDAKKMAADVDQVLQAIVMTQGGKTAAEAKQYVAQMAKDKRYHKDVY
- a CDS encoding NirA family protein is translated as MSDSSQAGFSPEQQQYLQGFYAGCEAIRSSNGLPTFAATLGISSGSAPADNCPADARSAHSAAQDQALAAGKKLTPEEQAKRTKDPFQMWDEIAANASAGKFPKGTDIFLYKYHGLFFVAPAQDSFMCRLRFAGGMTNSHQLRGVADLAEQFGGGYVDATTRSNLQIREIKAEHALEIINGLIDLGIVSRGSGADNIRNITATPTAGIDPLELYDVRPLCREMHHYILQHPEMYGLPRKFNIAFDGGGTISALADTNDIGFFAVRVPDGRSQPAGVYFRLELGGITGHGDFARDAGVLLKAEQCIPVAAAILKVFLREGDRTDRKKARLKYVLERFGHAGFLAEVERLLLQPLVKMPVSDCEPRVVPNPLAHFGAHPQRQAGLNYVGVVFPVGRIQVDQLRGLAAIAQRYGSGTIRLTVWQNLLISDIPTANLPAVEEAIRQLGLTTSVTNVRAGLVACTGNAGCRFAASNTKLHAKQVAEYLEQRLELDQPVNIHLTGCHHSCAQHYIGDIGLLATKVSRGEEMVEGYHVFVGGGYGNNREIGRQIATSIPAAEIPPLLERLLLTFLGNRAGDEETFREWSRAQSIESLQTLTLQATSLEPQLVGANA
- a CDS encoding putative signal transducing protein, giving the protein MNAMQAHLAKNQLEEAGIRCVLADEVMVSMYWHLSNAMGGIKLQVAEEDLERAAGVLDALEQKRRDGDADDDQSAASERQAQAADDEPLAESKVGDPDDEEEPRLNEREQNVERAYRATLVGFMLLPVQFYATWLLLSVWQADDPIRPALRRKLRWAIALNIPLVLLATVVVLVVMRFHLDEMVG
- a CDS encoding ABC transporter ATP-binding protein, with amino-acid sequence MAGYVELFRVGKSYPSHNGPAVIVRDISLNIDQGEFIALIGHSGCGKSTVLSMVAGLSECSTGAIVVANREIDGPGPDRGVVFQSPCLLPWLTALENVQIGVDRVYPHVSRAQRREIAAYHLQLVGLGDSLERKAAELSQGMQQRVGIARAFAISPKMLLLDEPFGMLDSLTRMELQEVLADLLARDRKTSLMVTHDVDEALLMADRIVMMTSGPAATIGEIVTVPFARPRNRTEVLNHPDYYPLRERLIGFLENQGHHPPATEVETKAEEATPANVLRIDAADQETQAPLTENARLVRRA
- a CDS encoding DmsC/YnfH family molybdoenzyme membrane anchor subunit; translation: MPALSSLPMLNTAPTHAPQLSLIEQLLAEQQSLPAAARFAQWHDDQQSCSTSTAHVAYRSLIPLTAPAPGEQYAFEVDLDACSGCKACVTACHSLNGLDEHETWRDVGLLVSTDERPALQYITSACHHCVEPACLAGCPVKAYDKDPVTGIVRHLDDQCIGCQYCVLMCPYDVPKYSHSKGIVRKCDMCRQRLAVDEAPACVAACPNQAIRIATVKMADATAAAAKQDFLAAAPDPRQTIPTTRFISTKMNLATWQAADAAFVKPAHAHWPLVVMLVLTQVSVGILLAERVLTLVSGASYSLPLLLTSLLIGGLGAQAAVFHLGRPLGAWRAWLGLRTSWLSREILVFGLYSGVLSAAVGLAIAVDWKFVAASELLAQIISIVAWLALAAGIAGVCSSAMIYAVTQRPSWRLWRTGGKFLLTSLIGTSVALAIVRRELWFVAFAALGAKLLFEAFSAWHSIDRYGRVSGSYSPLQGSATLLRGPLERLQSLRFLLGSLAVVTMFAAAATSHGSAAAIQIGAVAPVILLTIAGELLERTLFFMAVVPAKMPGGVTT
- a CDS encoding molybdopterin oxidoreductase family protein, with translation MIRKATELLRQWDGPLTRDLVLSPGEFGLGQVPEKLVPDQTTRTVCGYCSTGCGLQVHLRDGVAINLSPAADYPVNLGMACPKGWEALSVLHSPDRASEPLWRNEAGELKPVSWDDALKTFCSRFQNIIREHGLDSVAFLSTGQIPTEEMVLLGMLTRFGMGWRHGDSNTRQCMATAAVAYKQSLGFDAPPYSYADFEESDLLIFVGANPCVGHPILWERVLRNQREAKIVVIDPRHTETAQAADLHLPLQPKSDLDLLYGLANLLIERGAVKQEYIDEHTNGFADFAEFVSAWPLARIVAATGLKAAEVEQLVEWIATSERVSFWWTMGVNQSYQGVRTAQSLINLALMTGNFGRPGTGANSITGQCNAMGSRLFSNTSALLGGRDFTKPEHRQQVAQILGIDETRIPHSSGYTYDQILEAVRRGEIRGLWIIATNTVHSWMQRDETRETLAKLDFLVVQDMYHTTETAQEADLLLPAAGWGEKEGTFINSERRFGLLKKVARAPGVALADSHIFRLISHYWGCEALLAPYDHPAKVFQLMKRLSQGMPCDITGIEDYAMLEQAGGIQWPLPAGSEPPAVERRLFADGKFFHADGRAKFLFDAPLPMPEPATDHYPLILLTGRGTVSQWHTQTRTAKSAVLRKLYPAGAYLEIHPRDARERGIQPLEKVEVSSRRGRVTVKAMITPTVGRGQVFMPMHYGETNVLTLPHFDPHSRQPSYKDCAVQVRRLNQENQP